CTTTTTGCAAGTGCCAATGTACAAGCACATGAGTTAACCTCTTCTAAAAAGGCTGGCACAACATCCTCTATGTTAATTGGGGAGGTTTCGAGCGAAAAGTTGCTTAGCGACTACCCTAAGTTCCAACATCATTATGATTCGTATGAAGTTTCTGAAAGTGATATTGCGTGGTTGAAAAAAATTGAGAAGAAAATTTCAATTATTGTGCTATTTGGTGCATGGTGCCATGACAGTCAGCGAGAAGTACCACGATTTATAAAGATATTAGAACAGCATCCTAACCCGTTAATTGATGTTCAATATGTTGCGGTTAATTACAAAAAGCAAGATGAACAAGGGGTAGCGAAAAAACACAAGTTAAAATATACGCCAACGTTTGTAGTGTTAGAGGATGACGTTGAAATAGGCCGTATTGTTGAGCAACCTGAATCATCATTAGCGCAAGATTTATTTGTTATCACCAATAATGATGCTCAGGAAAAGTTACTTAGCGCAATGTAAGTTACTTGGCGCTTTTATTTAAATGTCTTCTTTTATCTTCAAGTAGTTGTGCTTTTGCTGCCTTGGTGACAAGTGCTTGAAACTTAGGGCATGTCAGTTGGTTTTCTTCAGGGCAGTTAGCAACGTGGCGCAGCCCGTCACGCATGGCCGATAATTGTTGAATTTTTCTTTCTAAATGCTCTGCCTTTGTAAGAAGCTGATCTCTGTTAATGGTTGGCGTGCCATTGGGTGAAAACATGCCAGCAATCTCATCTAAAGCAAACCCCGCATATCGAGCAAGTGATATTAATGACAGTTGCTCAATAACACTCGATTTAAACACTCTGGTAATGCCTTTTCTGCCTATTGATGAAATTAGCCCTTTCTCTTCGTAAAAGCGCAGTGTGGGCGTCGGAATGCCACATTGAATTGAGACCTCTCTGATGGTTAATTCGGTTTTATTATTCATATCACTACCTTCTTTTAGTTCTTACTTGACCTAAAGTTAACTTGAGGTTTTATCATAGCTATCCAGTAAACTATTTTCCATAGAGAAAAATAACTGTGATAGAAAAGTCAAACAATACCCCAGCATTACGTCAGCCTATTTCTTCAAGTGTTGGTATCACCGTAGTGCTAGCCATGACGGTATTTATTACGTCACTTGCGATTAGTAGCGTGAACATTATCTTACCTAGATTAGTGGGAGCGTTAGGTTCAAATTTTGAAGACGTTCAATGGGTAACAATTGCCTATATGCTTTCTTTAACTCCTACTTTAATAATTACTGGTCAGTTAAGTGATACGCTCGGTCGTAAGCCACTGTTTTTATTAGGGCTCATCATATTCACTCTTTCTGCGGGAATGTGTGGGTTGATAGATAATTTAGGGTTGCTAATTACAGTAAGAGCAATACAAGGGGTGGGTGGTGCAATCTTAATTACCCTTACGTTGGCAATTATTAGTGATGTTTTTCCTAAGCGTAACGTTGCCGCAGTTATCGGGTTAACAGGAAGTATGTCTGCCTTAGGTACTGCTCTTGGGCCTGTTATCAGCGGCATACTTGCCGACTTAATTAACTGGCAGAGCGTTTTTTTAATAAAAGCGTTTTTAGGTGGTGTCACCTTCCTGATAGCTTACAAGTACTTACCTGACATACCTAATCCACACCGTGCGCAAACCAAAAAGAAATTTTCTGTTGATTACCTAGGTATTGTCTTACTTTTTTTATCCATTGTTATTTACACCTTTAGCCTTAAAGAGGCAGTGCATATTGTTAGTGCGAAAAGCGTCGGTTTATTCTTTGTTTCGATGTTGTTCTTGTGGCTTTTTATTCATGCGGAAAAGCAGGCCCAATCTCCGTTGATCAATTTTACTTTGTTTAGTAACGGTGAACGTGTAACCAGCCTATTTAGTAATTTAATGGTATCGACGGTGGCGATGACTTCGATGGTTATCGGACCGTTTTATTTATCAATTGCACTACAGCTTAGTTTGGTTCACATAGGCTTTGTGATTGCCGTTAGTCCTTGTGCGGTTGCGATAACATCATCAATAGTTGGACGTTTTGCCACTGTTGATAAATTAACAGACATCATTTTAACGGGTCTATTTATTATGGTGCTTGGCACATTCTGCATGACGCAGTTAACTGTGGAGCATGGTTTAGTGGGTTATATGGCTTGCACGGTTGTTATATCAATTGGTTATGCCATTTTTTTATCTGCGAATAACACATTTACGATGATTAATGCGCCTGCGAATTCTCGCGGTAGCGTATCAGGCATATTAAACCTATCAAGAATGCTTGGCTTACTCACCGGCGCTTCGCTAATGAGTTCAATTTTTGCCAGCAACTCTGGCATGACAAGTACTTCAGTGACTCATTCTCAACTGATAGAGGCCGGGTTGCATTCAGCTTACTACTTAGCATGTTTGTTATTGGTAGTCGCAATATTGGCTCAAATAACTGCACGTATAACAACACCTATAACAACAAGACATTAATTCACAATGATAAACGTATAGAGGGAAAAATAATGATTAAACATTCTTTAAGACATTTTATAACAGAGATTGCACAATGTTGGAGCGGATTAAACAGCGAAACAGTGAGTAAGAGCAGAGCATTGCTTAGCGAACTTGCTAAAGCACCCTCGACAGAGCCTTGGCTTGTACAGTTACATGAGAAGAAGGAGGAAAGCATTGAATTATATCGAGACGAGGTGCATGGCTTTATTCTTTTAGCGCATGTTGAAAGACAAGGTAAATACAGAGTGCCACACAATCATGGTGCAGGCTGGGTGTTGTATGCTATTCAGCATGGTCGTATGGCAATGTCGACATATAGTTCGGTTACCAATCAAAGTGGCAAAACGCATTTGGTAAGTCGCGGTGAAGAGTTAATTACCGTGGGTGGCTGTAAGGCATTTTTGCCCGGCGATATTCATGATACTGAATGTTTATCAGATTATGTATTAATGTTTAGATTAACGAGTTGTGATTTTAAAAAGGAAAAATCGGAAGGGCGGTTGATTCAATATTTATCAGAGTAAAATAACGCAGCGACTTTAATGTAATACTGCGTTATTTATTTAACTTTTAAGAAGTAACTTTTAAAGAAGTAAGAAATGCAGTATTAACACTCAATAATATTAACTGCTAGGCCACCGCGAGCGGTTTCTTTGTACTTGGTTTTCATATCGTTGCCGGTATCCCACATGGTTTTGATAACTTTATCTAACGATACCTTATGTTCGCCAGTACCACGTAATGCCAATCGAGACGCGTTTATCGCTTTTACCGCTCCCATTGCGTTGCGTTCAATGCAAGGTACTTGCACTAACCCGCCAACAGGGTCGCACGTTAACCCTAAGTTGTGCTCCATGCCAATTTCAGCGGCATTTTCTACATTGTCCACGCTACCGCCAACAATTTCGGTTAATGCACCAGCAGCCATTGAACATGCAACACCAACTTCGCCTTGGCAGCCAACTTCAGCACCCGAAATAGATGCGTTCTTTTTATATAAGATCCCAATTGCTGCTGCAGTGAGTAAGTAGCGTACTGCAATTGTATCGTCCACTTCTTTAACAAACTTATCATAATACATGAGTACCGCAGGGATAATGCCAGCAGCGCCATTGGTGGGTGCGGTAACAACTCGACCACCAGCAGCGTTCTCTTCATTCACAGCAAGTGCAAATAAATTTACCCAGTCCATTGCTTGTAGTGGGTCGTTGCTGTTTTCACAATTTAAGCGGTGATATAAGCTGGGCGCTCTGCGTTTTACTTTTAATCCGCCAGGTAATATACCTTCGGTATTTATTCCACGCGAAACACAAGCCTTCATGGTGTGCCAAATTTGTACCAATCGTTCTCTTATTTCGGCTTCTGGTAATACCGACTTTTCATTCTTCATCATTAATGCTGAAATGCTTAAGCCGTGTTCTTTGCAAAGTGAAACTAATTCTGCTGCCGTTTCAAATGGATACGGAGGACAATGAGACTCTTCAAAATCAAGCGCTTTGTTTTTCTCACTTTCAAAGTTATCAGCATTGACAATGAAGCCACCACCAATGGAGTAATAACTTTCAGCCAGAATAACTTCTTCACCTTTATAAGCAAATAACGTCATACCATTGGCGTGGCCTGGCAATGATTTTCTTCGATGAAAGACAATTGCACCCTGTTTAGGGAATGCGACATATTTTTGATTATTAAGATTTAGCGACTCGGTCTGCGCAACATTTTCTAATAAACTATCAATCATTTCAGGATCAATAGATTCTGGTAAATATCCTAATAAGCCTAAGATAACGGCTTTACCTGTACCGTGGCCTACTCCTGTTTGTCCTAATGAACCGAATAACTCTGCTTTTACCGATGTAACCTCGTTTAAGAGGTTTTTTTCAGTCAATGTTTCGCAAAATTTTACTGACGCGCGCATCGGCCCTACGGTGTGAGAGCTTGATGGACCAATGCCAATGCTGAACATGTCAAATACACTAATCATAAATCTTCTAATCGTTTGGTATAACTTCGGCGCGTATAATAAACCTTAGCACAGCATTTGTAACTAAGATAAAGACTGGTCGGGCTTATTGGTATTCAATTTGATGAATCAGTTGGTTAAGCATGGCCGCGGTTGCGCCCCAAATAAACTTATCATTATAAGGCATAAAGTGGATAGGGTATTGTTGGCCAAGCCGATGTACCATAAGTTGATGTTGGTTTTGGCGATAAAGAAAGAACTCAAAGGGAACTTCAAACGCATCAACCACTTCATTTTCGTCGTTTACGCTTTCGTAACCACTTTCAATTACTCCAATGACTGGCGTGATCATATATCCTGAAATAGTTGCATATTGCGGCAACACGCCAATAACGTTGACATGTTCGCGTGAAATTTGGATTTCTTCTTCAGTTTCACGCAACGCGGTGTCTACAACTGAATTATCATAAGGCTCGGCTCGTCCACCCGGAAAACTAATTTGCCCAGGATGATGCTTTAAATGTGCAGCACGTTTTGTGAGTAAGATAGATAATGAAGTGCCATGATCAATTAATGGAATGAGGACACTCGCTTGCCTTAATTTAGGCTGCTTGTGAAAAGGAGTTACAATGCCTTCGGGTTGAAATAAATTAAAACGAGTAATGAATTCCTCAAGCGTCATAATTAGTTGCTTTCCAATTTATTCAAACTTGCTAATACAGGTAAAATCTTATTTACTTTATCATAGGTTTCTTGATATTCACTATGCATAACTGAATCTGCCACTAAGCCGCCGCCAGCCCAACAAAATAGCGTATTATCTTTAGCTACAAGTGTACGAATAGTAATACTGGTGTCCATATTACCTGTTGCACAAATATAACCAATAGAGCCGCAATACACTGTTCTGCAATGAGGCTCTAACTCCTCAATGATCTCCATGGCTCTAATTTTAGGTGCGCCCGTAATGGACCCGCCAGGAAATGCAGCTCTTAACAAGTCGCAGGCAGTATTAGGTTGTGCAATTTCACCTACTACCGTACTCACTAAATGATGGACTGCAGGAAAACTCTCAATCTCAAATAAATGTGGCACTTTTACCGTGCCTGGCTGACTCACTTTACTGATATCGTTTCTTAATAAATCAACAATCATGACATTTTCAGCACGATCTTTCTCTGCGGCTTTTAACTCTGCTGCTAATGCGTTGTCTTGTTCTGCGTTGGTGGAGCGTGGGCGTGTTCCCTTAATCGGCTTCGTTTGAATAGTCTGACCGTTTAACTGTAAAAAGCGTTCAGGGCTAATGCTCAAGATACTGAACTCGTCGAACGATAAAAAGGCAGAAAAAGGTGCACGATTTTCTTTTCGTAATAAACGATATGCTTGCCACTCATCCCCAGAGTACGACGCAGAGAACCGTTGTGCTAAATTGATTTGGTAACAATCACCTTCGCGAATATAACGCTGAACCGCATTAAATTTATTCTCGTAATCTTTTGCGGACATGTTAGCTGACCATTGATCAGTGATATAAAAAGTTTGATTTATATTTATATGTTGCTGTGTAAGCAGTTGCTGTGAAATATCGTCAAACCGCTGTTGCGCATTATCGGAATGGTCAATCAACCATAACGTGCGCGTTTTGTTGTCGTATATAAGCGCCCAATGATAAATGCCAACAGCCATGTCAGGAATATTGATATCGTTATTTGCATGCTGCGGCAGTTTTTCAATGTATCGTCCAGTATCATAGCCAAAGTAGCCTAATGCACCACCTAAAAAAGGTAATTGGCTAGCATCATTATCCAAGGCATTGGCAGGCCGTTTTACTTGATAGAGGCCCGCTTTCTTTAAGGTGGTATTTATTGCCGAAAAGGGGTCTGATTCAACGTCATGGCCATCTATAAATACACGGTTATTTTTGGCTTCAACTTTATGAATAGGTGCAGCAACAAGAATGTCATACTGGCTATTTACATGGTTGCTGTTGGCTGAATCAAGCAACATGGCCCATGGTAAGTCTTTAAATAATGGAAAAACGCACGATAAGTCGGTAATTGAGTGTGTAATGGCACGGTCGAACGACTGGATGAAAATGGGTTTTGACATGTTATTCGTTACTAAATTTGGTCATTGATACCTAAGAAACTTATTTGCTGTAGATACGGTAATCGTTATCTTCAATTTCTTTAGGTATATATGGTTAAAGGCTATTTTAGATTGTAGTACTAGCCGCAAAATGCCAAGCAGGTTATCATATTCGCCTTATTTTAACGAGATATCTTAGGGTACACCCTAGTATCTACTATTTTTAGTGGTTTAAGGTTAATTAAACCATCATTAATAAGAATACTAATACTATTATTTAAAAGCACATTTAAATACGTGGAAGGGCTCATTATGACGGTAATCCGCCAGCAAGATTTCATCGACAGTGTTGAAGATGCACTGCAATACATCTCTTATTATCATCCACTCGATTTTGTTCAAGCATTAGAAAAAGCCTATAACAAAGAACAGAGCCAAGCTGCCAAGGATGCGATAGCACAAATCCTAATTAATTCACGAATGTCTGCTGAAGGGCATCGTCCTATCTGTCAAGACACGGGTATTGTTACTTGTTTTGTAAAAGTAGGCATGGATGTTAAGTGGGACAAAACCGACTTAACCGTTCAGCAAATGGTTGATGAAGGCACACGTAGAGCATATTTGAATCCAGACAATCCGTTACGTGCTTCAATTGTTGCCGACCCAGCTGGGAAACGTTCTAATACAAAAGATAATACGCCAGCGGTTGTTCATATTGATATGGTTGCTGGCAATAAAGTTGAAGTGATGATTGCTGCAAAAGGTGGCGGTTCAGAGAACAAGTCTAAAATGGCTATGTTGAATCCTTCAGACTCTATTGCTGATTGGGTAGTGAAAACGATTCCTACTATGGGGGCAGGTTGGTGTCCTCCAGGGATGATTGGTCTTGGTATTGGTGGCACGGCAGAGAAATCTGCGGTATTGGCAAAAGAGTCGCTAATGGATCCAGTCGATATTCAAGAGTTAATGGACCGTGGCCCTGAAAATGCCGAAGAAGAGCTACGTTTAGAAATCTTCAAACGTGTGAATGACCTAGGTATTGGCGCACAGGGTTTAGGTGGTTTAACAACGGTCGTTGATGTAAAAATTAACTCAGTTCCAACTCATGCAGCCTCAAAACCGATTACGATGATCCCAAACTGTGCTGCAACTCGTCATGCGCATTTTGTACTTGATGGTTCGGGCCCTTACGATCAAAAGCCACCAAAGCTAGAAGATTGGCCAAAAGTCACATGGGAGCTAGGTGATAACGTGCGTCGTGTTAATTTGGATGATATTACCAAAGAAGACATCAAAGAGTGGCGCACCGGCGAAACAGTGTTGTTATCAGGTAAAATATTAACTGGTCGTGATGCGGCGCATAAGCGTATTCAAGGTTTGATTGAGAGTGGTGAACCATTGCCTGAAGGTGTCGACTTCAATGGTAAATTTATTTATTACGTTGGCCCAGTAGATGCGGTTGGCGACGAGGTTGTTGGGCCAGCAGGACCTACAACATCAACCCGAATGGATAAATTTACTGACATGATGCTAGAAAAAACAGGGCTAGCAGGCATGATTGGTAAAGCTGAACGTGGCCCTGCAACAGTTGAAAGTATTAAACAGCATCAAGCGGTTTACTTAATGGCTGTTGGTGGCGCCGCTTACTTAGTGGCAAAAGCAATTAAGAAAGCACGTGTGGTTGCGTTTGAAGACTTGGGTATGGAAGCAATTTACGAGTTTGAAGTTGAAGATATGCCAGTTACGGTGGCCGTAGATAGCCAAGGCACTAATGCACATGAGCGTGGTCCTGCAATCTGGAAAGCCAAAATAGAAGAACTTGATGGTGAGCTATCTAAATAAGGCTCGCTAACGGTAAATGAAAGAGCGTGATAAACGCTCTTTTTCTTTTATGGGTATAGCTTTTTAACTTGCAAAGAAAGAAAAGAATACAAAATAAATGAACTCAAAAGATATTGAGTGAAGGGAGCGTTATAATGAAAAGAATAAAACAACATTTTTATAGTAAGTTAGCGTTAAGTTGCATGCTACTTGCTACACCTACCTTGGTGCTGGCTAGCCAAGCTACTGCGATGCAAGCGCAATCATCAACTTCAAATCAAGTAGCGGTTGAAAACCAAGTTGAGCAGCGTGTTAATTCTCCATACTTAACTGTTGAAAAATTAAATACGTTTTCTAAATTACATGATGTAAAAGTATCACCAGATCAAAAGTGGTTAGTTTATGGTGTAAAAGCGTATGACGATGAAGGAAAAAAGGCGTCAGACAATTTATATCTAAGAGACTTAACCAAACAAACACCTTCAATTGCGAAGCTTACCAGCAATCAATCCTCTGAACACAGTGTGCAGTGGAGCAGTGATAGTCAATCACTCTACTTTTTAGCTGACCGAACGGGCAGTACTCAGGTTTGGAAACTTAATTTAAGTGGTGGTGAAGCCGAGCAGGTTACTGATTTACCTTTAGATGTGGAAGGGCTAATTTTATCGCCAGACAACAAACAGCTAGCATTGGCTATGTCAGTGCTACCAAGTTGTAAAACACTGGCTTGTACAACGAAACACAAAGAAGACAAGTCAAAGCAGAAGCATTCTGGTCAAGTATATGATCAATTGTTTGTACGTCACTGGGATACTTGGAAAGATGACTTACGTACACATGTTTTTGTCGCCTCGTTAGCGCCATTAAGTAGCAATAAAAAAATTACTGAAGCAGTCGATTTACAACAGGGTTGGAATACTGACATTCCGGCTAAACCATTCTCTGGAATGGAAGAAGTTGCCTTTACGCCAGACAGTAAAAACATTGTATTTAGTGCGAAGAAGCCAGATAACCAGCAGCCGATGCACACTAATTTTGACTTGTATCAGGTTTCAATTGAAGGTGGTGATGCAGTTAATTTGACTACAGAAAATAAAGCGTGGGATAGCCACCCCATGTTCTCTAAAGATGGTCGTTTTATGGCGTATGCGGCCATGAAAGAAGAAGTTTACGAGTCTGATCGCTTCGCAATTATGCTTAAAGACTTAAAAACAGGGGTCACTAAAGAGGTGTCACCACTTTGGGACCGTTCTGTAATTTCTATGACTTTCGCCGCAGACAATCGTACGCTTTATGTAACAGCGCAAGATATTGGTCAGCGTAGCATTTACGAAATTAGCACTAATTTTGGTGATGTTAGAAAAGTCTACTCTTCTGGTTATGCGTCAGATGTACAGCTTGTTGGCGACAGCTTATTGTTCACTAAACATAGCTTGTCACATCCTAAAGATGTTTACATGATTAGTCGTGAAGGAAACAATATCCGTCAAATAACCGATGTTAACAAAGATAAGTTAGACAATATTAAGTTTGGTGAGTACCAGCAATTTAACTTTAAAGGTTGGAATGACGAAACGGTTTATGGTTATTGGCTAAAGCCTGCAAATTATCAAGCAGGTAAAAAATATCCTGTGGCATTTTTAGTTCATGGTGGTCCACAAGGCTCTTTTGGCAACATGTTCC
This is a stretch of genomic DNA from Flocculibacter collagenilyticus. It encodes these proteins:
- a CDS encoding CoA pyrophosphatase, yielding MTLEEFITRFNLFQPEGIVTPFHKQPKLRQASVLIPLIDHGTSLSILLTKRAAHLKHHPGQISFPGGRAEPYDNSVVDTALRETEEEIQISREHVNVIGVLPQYATISGYMITPVIGVIESGYESVNDENEVVDAFEVPFEFFLYRQNQHQLMVHRLGQQYPIHFMPYNDKFIWGATAAMLNQLIHQIEYQ
- a CDS encoding fumarate hydratase, with the translated sequence MTVIRQQDFIDSVEDALQYISYYHPLDFVQALEKAYNKEQSQAAKDAIAQILINSRMSAEGHRPICQDTGIVTCFVKVGMDVKWDKTDLTVQQMVDEGTRRAYLNPDNPLRASIVADPAGKRSNTKDNTPAVVHIDMVAGNKVEVMIAAKGGGSENKSKMAMLNPSDSIADWVVKTIPTMGAGWCPPGMIGLGIGGTAEKSAVLAKESLMDPVDIQELMDRGPENAEEELRLEIFKRVNDLGIGAQGLGGLTTVVDVKINSVPTHAASKPITMIPNCAATRHAHFVLDGSGPYDQKPPKLEDWPKVTWELGDNVRRVNLDDITKEDIKEWRTGETVLLSGKILTGRDAAHKRIQGLIESGEPLPEGVDFNGKFIYYVGPVDAVGDEVVGPAGPTTSTRMDKFTDMMLEKTGLAGMIGKAERGPATVESIKQHQAVYLMAVGGAAYLVAKAIKKARVVAFEDLGMEAIYEFEVEDMPVTVAVDSQGTNAHERGPAIWKAKIEELDGELSK
- a CDS encoding thioredoxin family protein; protein product: MIYPFEALTKIQISLLALVLLFASANVQAHELTSSKKAGTTSSMLIGEVSSEKLLSDYPKFQHHYDSYEVSESDIAWLKKIEKKISIIVLFGAWCHDSQREVPRFIKILEQHPNPLIDVQYVAVNYKKQDEQGVAKKHKLKYTPTFVVLEDDVEIGRIVEQPESSLAQDLFVITNNDAQEKLLSAM
- the pabB gene encoding aminodeoxychorismate synthase component I, with the protein product MSKPIFIQSFDRAITHSITDLSCVFPLFKDLPWAMLLDSANSNHVNSQYDILVAAPIHKVEAKNNRVFIDGHDVESDPFSAINTTLKKAGLYQVKRPANALDNDASQLPFLGGALGYFGYDTGRYIEKLPQHANNDINIPDMAVGIYHWALIYDNKTRTLWLIDHSDNAQQRFDDISQQLLTQQHININQTFYITDQWSANMSAKDYENKFNAVQRYIREGDCYQINLAQRFSASYSGDEWQAYRLLRKENRAPFSAFLSFDEFSILSISPERFLQLNGQTIQTKPIKGTRPRSTNAEQDNALAAELKAAEKDRAENVMIVDLLRNDISKVSQPGTVKVPHLFEIESFPAVHHLVSTVVGEIAQPNTACDLLRAAFPGGSITGAPKIRAMEIIEELEPHCRTVYCGSIGYICATGNMDTSITIRTLVAKDNTLFCWAGGGLVADSVMHSEYQETYDKVNKILPVLASLNKLESN
- a CDS encoding helix-turn-helix domain-containing protein; the protein is MNNKTELTIREVSIQCGIPTPTLRFYEEKGLISSIGRKGITRVFKSSVIEQLSLISLARYAGFALDEIAGMFSPNGTPTINRDQLLTKAEHLERKIQQLSAMRDGLRHVANCPEENQLTCPKFQALVTKAAKAQLLEDKRRHLNKSAK
- a CDS encoding MFS transporter encodes the protein MIEKSNNTPALRQPISSSVGITVVLAMTVFITSLAISSVNIILPRLVGALGSNFEDVQWVTIAYMLSLTPTLIITGQLSDTLGRKPLFLLGLIIFTLSAGMCGLIDNLGLLITVRAIQGVGGAILITLTLAIISDVFPKRNVAAVIGLTGSMSALGTALGPVISGILADLINWQSVFLIKAFLGGVTFLIAYKYLPDIPNPHRAQTKKKFSVDYLGIVLLFLSIVIYTFSLKEAVHIVSAKSVGLFFVSMLFLWLFIHAEKQAQSPLINFTLFSNGERVTSLFSNLMVSTVAMTSMVIGPFYLSIALQLSLVHIGFVIAVSPCAVAITSSIVGRFATVDKLTDIILTGLFIMVLGTFCMTQLTVEHGLVGYMACTVVISIGYAIFLSANNTFTMINAPANSRGSVSGILNLSRMLGLLTGASLMSSIFASNSGMTSTSVTHSQLIEAGLHSAYYLACLLLVVAILAQITARITTPITTRH
- a CDS encoding S9 family peptidase, which translates into the protein MLLATPTLVLASQATAMQAQSSTSNQVAVENQVEQRVNSPYLTVEKLNTFSKLHDVKVSPDQKWLVYGVKAYDDEGKKASDNLYLRDLTKQTPSIAKLTSNQSSEHSVQWSSDSQSLYFLADRTGSTQVWKLNLSGGEAEQVTDLPLDVEGLILSPDNKQLALAMSVLPSCKTLACTTKHKEDKSKQKHSGQVYDQLFVRHWDTWKDDLRTHVFVASLAPLSSNKKITEAVDLQQGWNTDIPAKPFSGMEEVAFTPDSKNIVFSAKKPDNQQPMHTNFDLYQVSIEGGDAVNLTTENKAWDSHPMFSKDGRFMAYAAMKEEVYESDRFAIMLKDLKTGVTKEVSPLWDRSVISMTFAADNRTLYVTAQDIGQRSIYEISTNFGDVRKVYSSGYASDVQLVGDSLLFTKHSLSHPKDVYMISREGNNIRQITDVNKDKLDNIKFGEYQQFNFKGWNDETVYGYWLKPANYQAGKKYPVAFLVHGGPQGSFGNMFHFRWNAQLWAAKGYGVVMIDFHGSTGYGKAFTDSISRDWGGKPLEDLKKGFQHITQAEPWLDANNACALGASYGGYMMNWIAGNWSDGFKCLVNHAGLFDMNSFYNTTEELWFPEHDMGGPVFDGSEDYTKFNPANYVNNWKTPMLVIQGLKDYRVPYAQSLAAFTTLQRKGVPSKLVVYPDENHWILNKENLKHWYGEVFSWMDTYLKPESE
- a CDS encoding L-serine ammonia-lyase: MISVFDMFSIGIGPSSSHTVGPMRASVKFCETLTEKNLLNEVTSVKAELFGSLGQTGVGHGTGKAVILGLLGYLPESIDPEMIDSLLENVAQTESLNLNNQKYVAFPKQGAIVFHRRKSLPGHANGMTLFAYKGEEVILAESYYSIGGGFIVNADNFESEKNKALDFEESHCPPYPFETAAELVSLCKEHGLSISALMMKNEKSVLPEAEIRERLVQIWHTMKACVSRGINTEGILPGGLKVKRRAPSLYHRLNCENSNDPLQAMDWVNLFALAVNEENAAGGRVVTAPTNGAAGIIPAVLMYYDKFVKEVDDTIAVRYLLTAAAIGILYKKNASISGAEVGCQGEVGVACSMAAGALTEIVGGSVDNVENAAEIGMEHNLGLTCDPVGGLVQVPCIERNAMGAVKAINASRLALRGTGEHKVSLDKVIKTMWDTGNDMKTKYKETARGGLAVNIIEC